The Nitrospirota bacterium genome includes the window AGACTTAGATGTTACTAAAATTGAACCAGCGGTACAACTGATAAAAAAATATGGCATTAAAGCAAAAGTTAATATACTAGTAGGTTGTGGTCCTTTAGAAACGAAGAAGACTATAGGATATAACAGAAAAATGGTTAGAAAGCTTGATTTTAATCAAGTTATGTATAATATTTGTAATCCTTTCCCCGGCACAGAGCTTTACAAAACTGCTAAGGAAGAAGGATGGTTTATAAAAGGAGACTACTATCCATCGGATGTCCAAAAAGAGGTGATTATTAAGCTTCCTCACTTAAGTCCGAAAAAACTTAAAAGAGCTG containing:
- a CDS encoding radical SAM protein, giving the protein DLDVTKIEPAVQLIKKYGIKAKVNILVGCGPLETKKTIGYNRKMVRKLDFNQVMYNICNPFPGTELYKTAKEEGWFIKGDYYPSDVQKEVIIKLPHLSPKKLKRAVRIGNLQFFLRPKFIIRNIREFATFKDFIYALKVLKRKLV